In the genome of Streptococcus oralis, one region contains:
- the pnp gene encoding polyribonucleotide nucleotidyltransferase — translation MTKQVFQTTFAGRELIVETGQVAKQANGSVVVRYGESTVLTAAVMSKKMATGDFFPLQVNYEEKMYAAGKFPGGFMKREGRPSTDATLTARLIDRPIRPMFAEGFRNEVQVINTVLSYDENASAPMAAMFGSSLALSISDIPFDGPIAGVQVGYVDGQIIINPTQEQAEQSLLELTVAGTKHAINMVESGAKELSEEIMLEALLKGHEAVKELIVFQEEIVAAVGKEKAEVELLHVNAELQAEIISAYNSDLQKAVQVEEKLAREAATQAVKDQVTAVYEEKYADHEEFDRIMRDVAEILEQMEHAEVRRLITEDKVRPDGRKVDEIRPLDAVVDFLPRVHGSGLFTRGQTQALSVLTLAPMGETQIIDGLDPEYKKRFMHHYNFPQYSVGETGRYGAPGRREIGHGALGERALAQVLPSLEEFPYAIRLVAEVLESNGSSSQASICAGTLALMAGGVPIKAPVAGIAMGLISDGNNYTVLTDIQGLEDHFGDMDFKVAGTRDGITALQMDIKIQGITAEILTEALAQAKKARFEILDVIEATIPEVRPELAPTAPKIDTIKIDVDKIKIVIGKGGETIDKIIAETGVKIDIDEEGNVSIYSSDQDAINRTKEIIAGLVREAKVDEVYHAKVVRIEKFGAFVNLFDKTDALVHISEMAWTRTNRVEDLVAIGDEVDVKVIKIDEKGRIDASMKALLPRPPKPEHDEKGEKAERPHRPRHHKDHKPKKEVTETPKDSE, via the coding sequence ATGACAAAACAAGTGTTTCAAACGACTTTTGCGGGTCGTGAGTTAATTGTAGAGACTGGTCAGGTTGCTAAGCAAGCAAATGGCTCTGTTGTCGTGCGTTACGGTGAGTCGACTGTTTTGACTGCAGCCGTGATGTCTAAGAAGATGGCAACTGGGGATTTCTTCCCACTTCAAGTCAACTACGAAGAAAAAATGTATGCGGCTGGGAAATTTCCTGGTGGCTTTATGAAACGTGAAGGACGTCCTTCAACAGATGCGACTTTGACAGCGCGTTTGATTGACCGTCCAATCCGTCCAATGTTTGCGGAAGGTTTCCGTAACGAAGTGCAAGTCATCAATACGGTTCTTTCTTACGATGAAAATGCATCTGCACCAATGGCAGCTATGTTTGGTTCATCCTTGGCACTTTCTATCTCAGACATCCCGTTTGACGGACCAATCGCTGGGGTACAAGTGGGTTATGTAGATGGCCAAATCATCATCAACCCTACTCAAGAACAAGCAGAGCAATCTCTTCTTGAATTGACAGTAGCAGGAACTAAACATGCCATCAACATGGTAGAGTCTGGTGCCAAAGAATTGTCAGAAGAAATCATGTTGGAAGCCCTTCTGAAAGGACACGAAGCTGTCAAAGAATTGATTGTCTTCCAAGAAGAAATCGTTGCTGCTGTCGGTAAGGAAAAAGCAGAAGTGGAATTGCTTCATGTAAATGCTGAATTGCAGGCTGAAATCATTTCAGCCTACAACAGCGACCTTCAAAAAGCGGTTCAAGTAGAAGAAAAATTGGCTCGTGAAGCTGCAACTCAAGCAGTTAAGGACCAAGTGACTGCTGTTTATGAAGAAAAATATGCAGACCACGAAGAATTTGACCGTATCATGCGTGATGTGGCTGAAATCTTGGAACAAATGGAACACGCTGAAGTGCGCCGTTTGATCACGGAAGACAAGGTTCGTCCTGACGGTCGTAAGGTCGATGAAATTCGTCCTTTGGATGCAGTTGTTGACTTCCTTCCTCGTGTGCACGGTTCAGGTCTCTTTACTCGTGGACAAACTCAGGCTCTTTCAGTCTTGACCTTAGCTCCGATGGGAGAAACGCAAATCATCGATGGTTTGGACCCAGAGTATAAGAAACGCTTTATGCATCACTATAACTTCCCTCAATACTCTGTCGGGGAAACTGGTCGTTATGGTGCGCCAGGTCGTCGAGAGATCGGTCACGGTGCTCTCGGTGAGCGTGCTCTTGCTCAAGTCTTGCCAAGTTTGGAAGAATTCCCATACGCTATCCGCTTGGTAGCAGAAGTTTTGGAATCAAACGGTTCTTCATCTCAAGCCTCTATCTGTGCGGGAACGCTTGCCCTTATGGCTGGTGGTGTGCCAATCAAGGCGCCAGTAGCAGGGATTGCCATGGGTCTCATCTCAGACGGAAATAACTACACAGTATTGACAGATATCCAAGGTTTGGAAGACCACTTTGGAGATATGGACTTTAAGGTTGCTGGTACTCGTGACGGGATTACAGCTCTTCAAATGGATATCAAGATTCAAGGAATTACTGCTGAAATCTTGACAGAAGCCCTTGCTCAAGCCAAGAAAGCGCGTTTTGAAATCCTTGATGTGATTGAAGCGACTATTCCTGAAGTTCGTCCAGAATTGGCTCCAACTGCACCGAAAATTGATACCATCAAGATTGATGTGGACAAGATTAAGATTGTCATCGGTAAAGGTGGAGAAACCATCGACAAGATTATCGCTGAAACAGGTGTTAAGATTGATATCGACGAAGAAGGAAATGTATCTATCTACTCTAGCGACCAAGATGCCATTAACCGTACCAAAGAAATCATTGCTGGCTTGGTTCGTGAAGCCAAAGTAGATGAAGTTTACCATGCTAAGGTTGTTCGTATCGAGAAATTCGGTGCCTTTGTCAATCTCTTTGATAAGACAGATGCACTTGTGCACATTTCTGAAATGGCTTGGACTCGTACCAACCGTGTCGAAGACTTGGTAGCTATCGGTGATGAAGTCGACGTTAAGGTTATCAAGATTGATGAAAAAGGCCGTATCGATGCCTCTATGAAAGCTCTTCTTCCTCGTCCGCCAAAACCAGAACACGATGAAAAAGGTGAAAAGGCTGAACGTCCTCACCGTCCACGTCATCACAAGGACCACAAACCTAAGAAAGAAGTTACAGAAACACCAAAAGATTCAGAATAA
- the cysE gene encoding serine O-acetyltransferase encodes MGWWRETIDIVKENDPAARNSLEVLLTYPGVKALAAHRLSHFLWNHGFKLLARMHSQFWRFWTQIEIHPGAQIDSGVFIDHGSGLVIGETAIVEKGVLLYHGVTLGGTGKDVGKRHPTVRKGALISAHAQVIGPVEIGENAKVGAAAVVVADVPSDVTVVGIPAKIVRVHGQKDEPTIHEVEEKREYYVNKLEQAREASHRSSGL; translated from the coding sequence ATGGGATGGTGGCGCGAAACCATTGATATTGTAAAAGAAAATGATCCAGCGGCACGCAACAGTTTGGAAGTTTTGCTGACTTATCCAGGTGTCAAGGCCTTAGCTGCTCACCGTCTCTCGCATTTTCTCTGGAATCATGGCTTCAAACTCCTAGCTCGGATGCACAGTCAGTTTTGGCGCTTTTGGACCCAAATCGAGATTCATCCGGGTGCCCAGATTGACTCAGGTGTTTTTATCGACCACGGTTCAGGATTGGTGATTGGAGAGACAGCGATTGTTGAAAAAGGCGTTCTTCTCTATCACGGAGTGACTCTTGGTGGAACAGGGAAGGATGTTGGCAAACGCCATCCGACTGTGCGTAAAGGAGCTCTCATATCAGCCCATGCCCAAGTCATCGGACCAGTGGAAATCGGTGAAAATGCCAAAGTCGGTGCTGCTGCAGTAGTCGTGGCAGACGTACCTAGTGATGTAACGGTTGTCGGAATCCCAGCTAAGATCGTCCGAGTTCATGGACAGAAGGATGAACCAACGATCCATGAAGTCGAAGAAAAACGAGAGTACTATGTCAATAAACTAGAGCAGGCTAGAGAAGCCAGTCACAGATCGTCGGGGTTGTAG
- a CDS encoding GNAT family N-acetyltransferase, with protein MIQARNKLSQEELFEAKKLIDCCQAYDGTYRAPYLSNMLNFDPNMPAFFLYYEKGELVGLLTVYADDQDVEVTILVHPNYRRQGIARALFTSFEKETASFPIRSVTFQTERIFLEHHPDFVSNWGLVEDENTETWLGKDRRPYPLAKLSNLEVLLADSSYQEQISQLKFQAFSEEHESREVADRYVAEALKDPESRLYILLKNGQVIGTCTVDLSTNTNYLYGLAISEPERGKGYGSYLAKSLVNQLIEQNDKEFQIAVEDSNVGAKRLYEKIGFVKQTQVVYLNEKE; from the coding sequence ATGATTCAAGCAAGAAATAAGTTGAGCCAAGAAGAGTTATTTGAAGCGAAAAAACTAATTGACTGTTGCCAAGCCTATGATGGAACTTATCGTGCTCCTTATCTCTCTAACATGCTTAATTTTGACCCAAACATGCCCGCCTTTTTCCTTTATTATGAAAAAGGCGAACTTGTTGGTCTATTAACTGTCTATGCGGATGACCAAGATGTGGAAGTGACGATACTGGTTCATCCAAATTATCGCCGTCAGGGAATTGCGCGTGCTTTGTTTACGAGTTTTGAGAAAGAAACGGCTTCTTTCCCTATTCGTTCAGTTACTTTTCAGACAGAACGTATTTTTCTAGAGCATCATCCTGATTTTGTCAGCAACTGGGGATTGGTCGAGGATGAAAATACAGAAACCTGGTTAGGTAAGGATAGAAGACCTTATCCGTTAGCAAAACTTTCCAATCTTGAAGTTTTGTTAGCAGATAGTTCATATCAGGAGCAAATTAGCCAGTTAAAATTTCAGGCATTTTCAGAGGAGCATGAATCGAGAGAAGTTGCGGATAGATATGTTGCTGAAGCTCTAAAAGATCCAGAAAGTCGCCTATATATTTTATTAAAAAACGGTCAGGTTATTGGAACTTGCACGGTAGATTTATCGACTAATACGAATTACCTCTATGGTTTGGCAATATCGGAACCTGAACGTGGAAAAGGCTATGGAAGCTATTTAGCAAAATCCCTAGTCAACCAACTGATTGAGCAAAATGATAAGGAATTTCAGATTGCAGTAGAGGACAGCAACGTAGGTGCCAAGCGCTTGTATGAAAAAATCGGCTTTGTCAAACAGACACAGGTAGTTTATCTGAATGAGAAAGAGTAG
- a CDS encoding nucleoside phosphorylase, whose protein sequence is MLLEEFENVPAVIEPTDRSIRGGGEICDTIILSFNGEIVERVKKFEDVYEGGYLTNLNGRLPWYIYEKDGSKVAVAIATIGAPMVVGLLEELKARGFKNFIILGSCGVLDRSIEADKIILPAAALRDEGTSYHYAPPGDEVAYDESLLVKLEAIFDKYDIEHIRTKSWTTDAFYRETPDKVKRRLAAGAQVVDMEASAIMAWSQFRKSKVYQFFYTADYVDHHNRTWDARHEERTADAMTFFTIALTIAKELER, encoded by the coding sequence ATGCTATTAGAAGAATTCGAAAATGTACCTGCTGTTATCGAACCAACTGATCGAAGTATTCGTGGTGGTGGAGAAATCTGTGACACGATTATTTTATCTTTTAATGGAGAAATCGTAGAACGAGTAAAGAAGTTTGAAGATGTTTATGAAGGTGGATATCTAACCAATCTAAATGGCAGACTTCCATGGTATATCTATGAAAAAGATGGGAGTAAGGTAGCCGTTGCTATAGCTACGATTGGAGCCCCGATGGTTGTTGGACTCTTAGAAGAACTCAAAGCAAGAGGATTTAAGAACTTCATCATTCTAGGTTCTTGTGGCGTTTTGGATCGCTCAATTGAGGCGGACAAGATTATCCTGCCGGCTGCTGCTTTGCGAGATGAAGGCACTAGCTACCACTATGCCCCACCGGGTGATGAAGTCGCTTATGACGAGTCTCTGTTAGTTAAGCTTGAAGCTATCTTTGACAAGTACGATATTGAGCATATCCGCACCAAGTCTTGGACCACAGATGCTTTCTATCGGGAAACGCCTGATAAGGTCAAGCGTCGCTTAGCTGCTGGGGCTCAAGTGGTGGACATGGAAGCTTCAGCTATCATGGCTTGGAGTCAATTCCGCAAGAGCAAGGTCTATCAATTCTTCTACACAGCTGACTATGTGGATCATCATAACCGAACCTGGGATGCCCGCCATGAAGAGCGGACAGCTGATGCCATGACTTTTTTCACTATCGCTTTGACAATAGCAAAGG